In a single window of the bacterium genome:
- the nusA gene encoding transcription termination/antitermination protein NusA, whose translation MGEIASHQIVDALEDLVKERNLDKEVIIEILKEAFKAAVKEKYGTTENVDVIIDPELGTIKIIAKREVVLKVNNPALEIAKKEAKKIKPDARVGDIVEVELDPSEFGRKAVLAAKQKLIQSITETEREIIYSDYRHKVGEIVSGAVHRVDRGNVIVNLGRAEGVILRNEQIPDEHLPIGKTVRAYVKEVRKDTKGPQIILSRRAPEFVKKLFEFEVPEIYEGRVQIVAVAREAGERTKIAVYSTDDRIDPVGACVGLKGTRVQAVVKELSNEKIDIIPYSADPEQFVKKALAPAEVLETYLYPDEHKIVIVVPDDQLSLAIGKGGVNARLAARLVGWKLTIYGEEQYKASMTPIEKLDILTKEQLEVLKKFEIDTVQKLARMKEELLRSIPEIGDKANEILLAARKLVDQVEAEHAFVTKDRQLEEALLAKKQKDVPSAERQVEAKTSEENPKKK comes from the coding sequence ATGGGAGAGATAGCGAGCCATCAAATAGTCGACGCATTAGAAGACCTCGTTAAGGAGAGAAACCTCGACAAAGAGGTGATAATAGAGATTCTCAAAGAGGCGTTCAAAGCTGCCGTTAAGGAAAAATACGGCACTACCGAAAATGTCGATGTCATCATAGACCCTGAGCTGGGAACCATAAAGATAATAGCTAAAAGGGAAGTAGTGCTCAAGGTGAACAATCCTGCGCTTGAGATAGCAAAGAAAGAGGCAAAAAAGATAAAGCCAGACGCACGGGTTGGCGATATAGTCGAGGTAGAGCTTGACCCTTCCGAATTCGGGCGAAAAGCTGTCCTTGCAGCGAAACAGAAACTTATCCAGTCGATAACCGAAACAGAGCGCGAAATAATTTATTCCGACTACAGGCATAAGGTTGGTGAAATAGTTTCTGGTGCTGTCCATCGTGTGGATAGAGGCAATGTTATCGTCAATCTTGGCAGAGCTGAGGGTGTTATTTTGCGGAACGAGCAAATCCCGGACGAGCATCTTCCAATAGGTAAGACTGTAAGAGCGTATGTTAAGGAAGTAAGAAAGGACACGAAGGGACCACAGATAATTCTCTCGCGCAGAGCGCCGGAGTTCGTGAAAAAACTTTTCGAGTTTGAGGTTCCAGAAATTTACGAGGGCAGGGTTCAAATAGTTGCCGTAGCCCGTGAAGCAGGAGAAAGAACTAAGATAGCAGTTTATTCTACCGATGACCGGATAGACCCGGTTGGTGCCTGTGTAGGATTGAAGGGAACGAGGGTTCAGGCTGTGGTTAAGGAGCTTTCCAACGAAAAGATAGACATAATCCCTTACTCGGCTGACCCTGAGCAATTCGTGAAGAAAGCTCTTGCACCGGCAGAGGTGCTCGAGACTTACCTTTACCCCGATGAGCATAAAATAGTCATAGTTGTTCCTGACGACCAGCTTTCGCTTGCTATAGGTAAAGGCGGCGTTAACGCGAGACTGGCGGCGAGATTGGTCGGCTGGAAGCTAACGATTTACGGTGAGGAACAGTATAAGGCGTCGATGACCCCGATAGAAAAGCTCGATATATTGACGAAGGAACAACTCGAAGTGCTCAAAAAGTTCGAGATAGACACAGTTCAAAAGCTCGCGCGAATGAAGGAAGAACTGCTGCGTTCTATACCTGAGATAGGTGATAAAGCCAATGAAATACTTCTTGCAGCAAGAAAACTTGTCGACCAAGTCGAGGCGGAGCATGCATTCGTAACCAAGGACAGGCAGCTTGAGGAGGCTCTTTTGGCGAAAAAGCAAAAGGATGTCCCCTCTGCGGAAAGACAGGTGGAGGCAAAAACCAGCGAAGAGAATCCTAAGAAAAAATAA
- a CDS encoding ribosome maturation factor RimP, whose amino-acid sequence MKEYLPQIESIVAPIVESRGYELVEIKAAGVGRASVLRVFVYRVGGITIDEITTLSRVISEELDKADIIPHSYMLEVSSPGLDRPLKSISDFRRAQTERVRVTLNDGTSVEGVLSHVDSEGIVLDTKKGERTIPISEIQVGKIII is encoded by the coding sequence ATGAAGGAGTATTTGCCACAAATAGAGAGCATTGTAGCGCCAATAGTGGAATCAAGAGGTTATGAACTCGTTGAGATTAAAGCGGCGGGTGTTGGAAGGGCGTCTGTTTTAAGAGTTTTTGTTTATAGGGTAGGAGGCATAACTATAGATGAGATAACGACTCTTTCTCGGGTTATTTCGGAGGAGCTTGATAAGGCGGACATTATTCCTCATTCGTATATGCTTGAGGTTTCGTCACCGGGACTTGACAGACCGCTTAAGTCCATAAGTGATTTCAGACGAGCGCAGACAGAAAGGGTGCGAGTAACTCTTAACGATGGGACGAGCGTGGAGGGCGTGCTAAGCCATGTTGACAGTGAGGGCATAGTGCTGGACACGAAAAAAGGTGAAAGAACCATTCCCATAAGCGAAATTCAGGTTGGGAAAATAATTATATAA
- a CDS encoding DJ-1/PfpI family protein, which translates to MFRKWFHLILFVKDHEGYKMRTLIGIALLGGLFLLVFFAGLKAPVYAKGSGESVAAPAVAPKPLLGKKIVFVIAPDKFRDEELFETKERLEKMGAKTRVVSTTTKTITGMLGEKVKPDGLLGSVSPDSFDAIVFVGGVGVTALWDNEEAQALAKKFYNKKKIVAAICLAPVILANAGLLDGVKATVFRSAKKKLMAKGAEYVNKKVVRSGRIITANGPSAIPEFVAKIREALIGNVKSKSPGTVAPATPMK; encoded by the coding sequence ATGTTTAGAAAGTGGTTCCATTTGATATTATTCGTAAAAGACCACGAGGGGTATAAAATGAGAACATTAATAGGCATAGCACTTTTAGGTGGGCTTTTTTTGCTGGTTTTCTTTGCGGGTCTTAAGGCGCCGGTTTATGCCAAGGGTTCTGGTGAAAGCGTTGCTGCCCCCGCTGTAGCACCGAAACCTCTTCTCGGCAAAAAAATCGTGTTCGTTATAGCGCCGGACAAGTTTCGGGATGAGGAACTATTCGAGACCAAGGAGCGACTCGAGAAAATGGGCGCAAAAACAAGGGTGGTATCCACAACTACCAAGACTATCACCGGTATGCTTGGCGAGAAGGTCAAGCCAGATGGACTTCTTGGTTCCGTTAGTCCCGACAGTTTTGACGCGATAGTATTCGTTGGCGGCGTTGGAGTTACGGCGTTGTGGGATAACGAGGAAGCTCAGGCACTGGCTAAAAAGTTCTACAACAAGAAAAAAATTGTTGCGGCTATTTGCCTTGCGCCGGTAATACTTGCCAACGCGGGGCTTCTCGATGGCGTGAAAGCCACCGTTTTCCGCTCTGCTAAGAAGAAGCTTATGGCTAAAGGCGCCGAGTATGTCAACAAGAAAGTGGTTCGCTCAGGAAGAATAATAACTGCAAACGGTCCATCGGCTATACCAGAGTTCGTGGCAAAAATTCGAGAAGCGCTCATAGGGAATGTTAAAAGCAAAAGCCCCGGCACCGTTGCACCTGCGACACCGATGAAGTAG